The genomic segment CCAGGCCTGCATTCGTCAGCGGATTTGTTTTCAGAAGAGCATATCCATTTCGACAAGGCAGAGTACCAATCGATTCGACGCGCACTAAAAAAAGCCAATGAGCAAAATAAGGTGATAGATCGTCGTGGTGAATCCGTATCCGGTTATCACCCCAACCTGTATGAAAAACTGTACCGTCAGTTAGAAGAAAAATATTTGGGTCAAAAAGTATATCTGAATGTCTCATTTGAAGAAAAAGAGGCTGTGAAAGCACTGGGAGCCTGCTGGGATGGAGGTGCTCGACGATGGTTTGTTATGAGTAAGTCAGCCAACTTTGATCAGTTAACGAATTGGCTACCTGAAGAGTTCTGTAATCTTTTATCTTTGGCGTGAAGCGTTTAGTGTAAAAAACGGCTATCGTCGTTAATCATTTTTAAAATATATGTTGTAATATATTTATTTAAAAAATAGGAAAAATCAATGTTTAAAAATATTGTTGCATTTTCAGCTGACAAGGATTTGGGGGTAACCTCTGAAGTCCTTAATGAAAAATTAGCGGAGCACCCTTTTCGCGAGTGTGGTGCAATCGAGCCATCATCATCAGGCTGGGTAAAGCCATTGGGCAAAATTGGCGAGCTGACCCACGCTATTAACGGGTATATTTTGTTTACCTTGCGAACCGATGAAAAAATCCTACCGACATCTGTAGTGAACGATATGCTAGCAGAAAAAGTTGAGGAGACCGAAGAGAAGGAAAATCGAAAATTATCTCGTAAGGAAAAGCAGTCGATGAAAGATGAAATTACCTTGGCATTGTTGCCCAAGGCCTTTGTCAAAACATCTCGAACGCATGTCTATATTGATGTTCGCAAAAATATCATCGTAGTGAATGCCTCCAGCGCCAGCCGGGCCGAAGAGCTGATCAGTTATTTGCGTAAAACATTGGGTAGCTTACCGGTAACACCATTGCGGGTAAATGACACGCCGGAAGTCGTTATGACCAATTGGCTGCGGAGCAAAACACATCCAAACAACTTTATGATTGGTGAAGACTGTGATCTTAAAGATATGGCGGAAGAGGGTGGCACCGTAAAAATTAAGGGGCTGGACCTGTTCTCAGAGCAGGTAGAAAATCACTTGGAAACCGGCAAACAAGTGAACAAGCTTGCACTTACCTGGAAGGACTCGATTGATCTCATAATTA from the Methylomarinum sp. Ch1-1 genome contains:
- a CDS encoding DUF5710 domain-containing protein — translated: MTTKIRNQIVLTSATHYLVDSPWRSVDTRVFVVAEGACNDKTFGAILSNDPGLHSSADLFSEEHIHFDKAEYQSIRRALKKANEQNKVIDRRGESVSGYHPNLYEKLYRQLEEKYLGQKVYLNVSFEEKEAVKALGACWDGGARRWFVMSKSANFDQLTNWLPEEFCNLLSLA
- a CDS encoding recombination-associated protein RdgC — its product is MFKNIVAFSADKDLGVTSEVLNEKLAEHPFRECGAIEPSSSGWVKPLGKIGELTHAINGYILFTLRTDEKILPTSVVNDMLAEKVEETEEKENRKLSRKEKQSMKDEITLALLPKAFVKTSRTHVYIDVRKNIIVVNASSASRAEELISYLRKTLGSLPVTPLRVNDTPEVVMTNWLRSKTHPNNFMIGEDCDLKDMAEEGGTVKIKGLDLFSEQVENHLETGKQVNKLALTWKDSIDLIINDHLELKRIKLLDTLSDQAYEAKDNAGNAAAEFDADFSIFSNAISELLDAVAEAFGGMVKAAA